TCTCCTCCGTCTCGGTCTCCACCAAGACACCTACCTCATCAACCTCCTCCTACGCTCTTCCCTCCACTTCGCCGCCACGCAATACGCTACCGTCGTTTTCGCCCAAACCCCGCACCCCAACATCTTCCTCTACAACACCCTCATTCGCGGCATGGTCTCCAACGACGCCTTCCGCGATGCCGTTTCGGTCTATGCCTCCATGCGCCAGCACGGCTTTGCCCCGGACAACTTCACCTTCCCTTTCGTCCTCAAAGCCTGCACCAGACTCCCACATTACTTCCACGTGGGTCTCAGCCTTCATTCCCTTGTAATCAAAACTGGGTTTGACTGGGACGTGTTCGTTAAGACCGGCCTTGTTTGTTTGTACTCCAAAAACGGGTTTTTAACCGATGCGCGCAAGGTGTTTGATGAAATTCCTGAGAAAAATGTTGTGTCTTGGACTGCTATAATTTGTGGGTACATTGAGTCCGGTTGCTTTGGAGAGGCTCTCGGGTTGTTTAGAGGGTTGTTGGAGATGGGTTTGAGGCCAGATAGCTTCACGTTGGTTCGCATTTTGTATGCTTGTTCACGGGTGGGGGACTTGGCTAGTGGACGGTGGATTGATGGGTATATGAGGGAGAGTGGGTCGGTTGGGAACGTGTTTGTAGCGACCTCATTGGTTGATATGTATGCGAAGTGTGGGAGCATGGAGGAAGCGCGCAGGGTGTTTGATGGGATGGTGGAGAAGGATGTTGTGTGTTGGAGTGCCTTGATTCAGGGGTATGCTTCCAATGGGATGCCGAAAGAGGCACTTGACGTGTTCTTTGAGATGCAGAGGGAGAACGTGAGACCGGATTGTTACGCCATGGTGGGAGTTTTTTCGGCGTGCTCAAGGCTCGGGGCGTTGGAGTTGGGGAATTGGGCTAGGGGTTTGATGGATGGGGATGAGTTTTTGTCTAATCCTGTGTTGGGTACTGCATTGATTGACTTTTATGCGAAATGTGGAAGTGTGGCACAGGCGAAGGAGGTTTTTAAGGGGATGAGGAGGAAGGATTGTGTAGTCTTCAATGCTGTTATTTCTGGGCTGGCTATGTGTGGACATGTTGGAGCTGCCTTTGGGGTGTTTGGCCAAATGGTAAAGGTTGGAATGCAGCCGGATGGGAATACTTTTGTTGGTTTGCTTTGTGGATGTACTCATGCTGGTTTGGTTGATGATGGTCACCGTTATTTTAGTGGCATGAGTAGTGTTTTTTCTGTAACTCCTACTATAGAGCATTATGGATGCATGGTGGATCTCCAGGCTCGTGCAGGTTTGTTGGTTGAAGCGCAGGATTTGATCAGGAGTATGCCAATGGAGGCCAATTCTATTGTTTGGGGGGCTTTGTTGGGAGGATGTAGGTTACATAAGGATACCCAATTGGCTGAGCATGTGTTGAAGCAGCTGATTGAGTTAGAACCATGGAATTCGGGACATTATGTTCTCTTATCGAATATATATTCAGCAAGTCATCGTTGGGATGAAGCAGAAAAAATCAGGTCTAGTTTGAATCAGAAAGGGATGCAGAAATTACCTGGGTGTAGTTGGGTTGAAGTTGATGGGGTCGTTCATGAATTCCTTGTAGGCGACACTTCCCATCCTTTGTCACACAAGATATATGAAAAACTTGAAAGTTTATTTAAGGATTTGAGAGAAGCTGGCT
Above is a window of Glycine soja cultivar W05 chromosome 12, ASM419377v2, whole genome shotgun sequence DNA encoding:
- the LOC114379886 gene encoding putative pentatricopeptide repeat-containing protein At3g08820, with translation MVHLVMRGSNMGSELKKCFAWGLKSLHQAKQCHCLLLRLGLHQDTYLINLLLRSSLHFAATQYATVVFAQTPHPNIFLYNTLIRGMVSNDAFRDAVSVYASMRQHGFAPDNFTFPFVLKACTRLPHYFHVGLSLHSLVIKTGFDWDVFVKTGLVCLYSKNGFLTDARKVFDEIPEKNVVSWTAIICGYIESGCFGEALGLFRGLLEMGLRPDSFTLVRILYACSRVGDLASGRWIDGYMRESGSVGNVFVATSLVDMYAKCGSMEEARRVFDGMVEKDVVCWSALIQGYASNGMPKEALDVFFEMQRENVRPDCYAMVGVFSACSRLGALELGNWARGLMDGDEFLSNPVLGTALIDFYAKCGSVAQAKEVFKGMRRKDCVVFNAVISGLAMCGHVGAAFGVFGQMVKVGMQPDGNTFVGLLCGCTHAGLVDDGHRYFSGMSSVFSVTPTIEHYGCMVDLQARAGLLVEAQDLIRSMPMEANSIVWGALLGGCRLHKDTQLAEHVLKQLIELEPWNSGHYVLLSNIYSASHRWDEAEKIRSSLNQKGMQKLPGCSWVEVDGVVHEFLVGDTSHPLSHKIYEKLESLFKDLREAGYNPTTEFVLFDVEEEEKEYFLGCHSEKLAVAFALISTGAKDVIRVVKNLRVCGDCHEAIKLVSKVTGREIIVRDNNRFHHFTEGSCSCRDYW